The Benincasa hispida cultivar B227 chromosome 11, ASM972705v1, whole genome shotgun sequence genome has a segment encoding these proteins:
- the LOC120091771 gene encoding sucrose-phosphatase 1, with translation MDRLSASARLMIVSDLDHTMVDHHDSENFSLLRFNALWEANYRHDSLLVFSTGRSPTLYKELRKEKPMLTPDITIMSVGTEITYGHSMVPDEGWVDVLNQKWDKKIVIEEASKFSELTPQAESEQRPHKVSFYTQKDKAQAVTKALSESLEKRGLDVKIIYSGGIDLDILPQGAGKGQALAYLHKKFKSIGKLPTSTLVCGDSGNDAELFSIPDVYGVMVSNAQEELLQWHAENAKDNSKIIHASERCAAGIIQAIGHFKLGPNISLRDVKDFLDSNLETKSIGLEIVKFYLFYEKWRRADVEESSLDQLKNSFNPSGVFVHPSGLEQSLSDSLSSIRKHYGDSQGKQYRVWVDRVLPTKISLDSWLVKFDKWELSGEEQLCCRTTAILSSKDSNAASEFVWLHVHQTWLEGSKSELSSTWLF, from the exons ATGGATAGGCTTAGCGCTTCAGCACGTCTCATGATAGTTTCAGATCTTGATCATACCATG GTCGATCATCATGATTCTGAGAATTTTTCTCTGTTGAGGTTTAATGCATTATGGGAAGCCAATTACCGTCATGATTCGCTGCTTGTTTTCTCAACCGGCAGATCCCCTACACTGTACAAAGAGCTAAGGAAAGAGAAACCTATGTTAACTCCTGACATTACCATAATGTCTGTAGGAACCGAGATAACGTATGGGCACTCGATGGTGCCAGATGAGGGGTGGGTTGACGTTTTAAATCAGAAATGGGATAAGAAGATAGTCATTGAGGAAGCGAGCAAGTTTTCCGAACTTACTCCACAG GCAGAGTCAGAACAACGGCCACACAAGGTTAGCTTCTATACTCAGAAAGACAAGGCTCAGGCTGTAACCAAGGCCCTTTCTGAGTCTCTGGAGAAACGCGGG TTGGATGTAAAAATTATCTACAGTGGAGGGATAGATCTAGATATATTACCGCAAGGTGCTGGAAAAGGACAAGCTCTTGCATACTTGCACAAAAAATTCAAGAGCATCGGGAAACTACCAACCAGTACACTTGTTTGTGGTGACTCAGGAAACGACGCTGAGCTATTTAGCATTCCTGATGTTTATGGTGTCATG GTTAGCAATGCTCAAGAGGAACTGCTGCAATGGCATGCTGAAAATGCAAAGGACAACAGCAAGATTATTCATGCTTCAGAGAGGTGTGCAGCTGGCATTATACAAGCTATTGGCCATTTTAAGCTTGGTCCCAATATTTCTCTTAGAGATGTCAAGGACTTCTTGGACTCTAATCTGGAAACTAAAAGCATTGGCCTTGAAATTGTGAAGTTTTACTTATTTTACGAGAAATGGAGGCGTGCAGACGTTGAGGAATCTTCCTTGGATCAGTTGAAAAATTCCTTT AATCCATCTGGTGTTTTTGTTCATCCGTCTGGTCTTGAGCAATCTCTTTCAGACAGCTTGAGTTCAATAAGAAAGCACTATGGAGATTCCCAAGGAAAACAGTATCGAGTTTGGGTTGATCGAGTATTGCCTACAAAGATCAGTTTGGATTCGTGGCTCGTGAAGTTTGACAAGTGGGAATTATCTG GTGAGGAGCAATTATGCTGCAGGACAACTGCCATACTAAGTTCAAAG GATTCAAATGCTGCCAGTGAGTTTGTTTGGTTACATGTTCATCAGACTTGGCTGGAGGGATCAAAATCAGAGCTTAGTTCAACCTGgctcttttag
- the LOC120090260 gene encoding prolycopene isomerase, chloroplastic isoform X1 — MVVIRSLSLPGLAFNSPSVVYNSHFPTGYKLNDLDLGRKTSVFSRLGNSQILYRNKPRCQKPKLISDKIYRKLCVRDSEFNRKNLGLFKTLQSGNMKPRSSRAKFVDTGFSGANLGTGKFIVNSKSALGVDETVERDGTAGGGEENSLYDAIVIGSGIGGLVASTQLAVKGAKVLVLEKYVIPGGSSGYYQKDGYTFDVGSSVMFGFSDKGNLNLITQALSAVGCEMQVIPDPTTVHFHLPTNLSVRIHREYDEFIAELVSNFPHEKEGILKFYGDCWKIFNALNSLELKSLEEPIYLFGQFFQKPLECLTLAYYLPQNAGDLARKYIKDPRLLSFIDAECFIVSTVNALQTPMINAAMVLCDRHFGGINYPIGGVGGIAKSLAKGLVDHGSSIMYKANVTKIITKNGKAVGVKLSDGREFFAKTIVSNATRWDTFGKLLKGVDLPKEEENFQKLYVKAPSFLSIHMGVKAEVLPPDTDCHHFVLENDWRRLEEPYGSIFLSIPTVLDASLAPDRHHILHIFTTSSIEDWEGLSRKEYEAKKELIADEIITRLEKKLFPGLKSSIDFMEVGTPKTHRRFLARNDGTYGPMPRSTPKGLLGMPFNTTGIDGLYCVGDSCFPGQGVIAVAFSGVMCAHRVAADIALTGLEKKSPILDAALLRLLGWLRTLA; from the exons ATGGTTGTTATTCGCTCACTTTCCTTACCAGGGTTGGCGTTTAATTCTCCATCTGTTGTTTATAATTCCCATTTTCCCACTGGTTACAAGCTCAATGACTTAGATTTGGGGCGTAAAACTTCTGTGTTTTCTCGTCTGGGCAACTCCCAAATTCTATATAGAAACAAACCCCGATGCCAAAAGCCCAAATTAATCTCCGATAAGATTTATAGAAAGCTATGTGTAAGAGATTCCGAGTTCAATCGCAAGAATTTGGGGTTATTCAAGACCCTACAATCGGGGAATATGAAACCCAGAAGTTCACGAGCTAAATTTGTGGATACAGGCTTTTCTGGGGCGAATTTGGGGACCGGAAAGTTCATTGTGAATTCAAAATCGGCATTAGGTGTTGATGAAACTGTGGAGAGAGATGGAACAGCAGGAGGAGGTGAGGAGAATAGCCTATATGATGCTATTGTTATTGGGTCAGGTATTGGGGGTTTGGTTGCTTCTACTCAATTAGCAGTGAAAGGAGCTAAGGTTTTGGTTTTGGAGAAGTATGTGATTCCTGGTGGGAGCTCTGGGTATTACCAGAAGGATGGGTATACTTTTGATGTTGGATCTTCTGTAATGTTTGGTTTCAGTGATAAG GGAAATCTAAATCTAATTACACAAGCTTTGTCAGCCGTTGGTTGTGAGATGCAAGTGATACCTGATCCAACCACTGTTCATTTCCATCTACCAACTAACCTTTCGGTACGGATTCACAGAGAATATGATGAATTTATTGCAGAACTTGTCAGCAATTTTCCCCATGAAAAAGAAGGAATCCTCAAATTCTATGGAGATTGTTGGAAG ATATTTAATGCTTTAAACTCATTGGAATTAAAATCACTGGAGGAGCCAATATACCTTTTCGGACAGTTCTTTCAGAAGCCTCTTGAATGCCTCACACTTG cATACTACTTGCCTCAAAATGCTGGAGACTTGGCTCGGAAGTACATTAAGGATCCCCGTCTGTTGTCCTTTATTGATGCAGAG TGTTTTATTGTTAGCACAGTGAATGCTTTGCAAACACCAATGATAAATGCAGCCATG GTTTTATGTGACAGGCATTTTGGTGGGATAAACTACCCTATCGGTGGTGTTGGTGGAATTGCGAAGTCCTTGGCAAAGGGTCTGGTCGATCATGGCAGCTCAATAATGTATAAAGCAAATGTGACAAAGATAATAACCAAAAATGGAAAAGCT GTAGGTGTGAAGCTGTCTGATGGAAGGGAGTTCTTTGCTAAAACTATTGTATCGAATGCGACCAGATGGGATACCTTTG GAAAGCTGTTAAAAGGAGTGGACCTCCCCAAGGAAGAGGAAAACTTTCAGAAACTTTATGTTAAGGCCCCATCTTTTCTTTCAATTCATATGGGAGTGAAAGCTGAGGTTTTACCGCCGGATACAGATTGTCACCATTTTGTGCTCGAG AATGATTGGAGAAGGTTAGAGGAACCATATGGAAGCATCTTTTTGAGCATCCCGACTGTTCTCGATGCATCATTAGCTCCAGATAGACATCATATTCTTCACATTTTTACTACTTCTTCCATAGAGGATTGGGAA GGGCTCTCCAGAAAAGAATACGAAGCAAAGAAGGAGCTGATAGCAGATGAAATTATTACTAGACTCGAGAAGAAACTATTTCCAGGGTTAAAATCATCTATTGATTTTATGGAG GTCGGAACGCCGAAAACACACAGGCGATTCCTAGCCCGTAATGATGGTACCTATGGACCAATGCCACGCAGCACTCCTAAGGGATTACTTGGAATGCCATTTAATACAACT GGTATAGATGGGCTGTATTGTGTCGGTGATAGTTGCTTTCCTGGACAAGGAGTAATCGCCGTAGCCTTTTCTGGAGTGATGTGTGCGCACCGAGTAGCTGCAGATATTG CTTTGACAGGGCTCGAAAAGAAGTCCCCAATTTTGGATGCTGCCCTTCTTCGGCTACTCGGTTGGTTGAGGACCTTGGCCTGA
- the LOC120090260 gene encoding prolycopene isomerase, chloroplastic isoform X2 yields the protein MVVIRSLSLPGLAFNSPSVVYNSHFPTGYKLNDLDLGRKTSVFSRLGNSQILYRNKPRCQKPKLISDKIYRKLCVRDSEFNRKNLGLFKTLQSGNMKPRSSRAKFVDTGFSGANLGTGKFIVNSKSALGVDETVERDGTAGGGEENSLYDAIVIGSGIGGLVASTQLAVKGAKVLVLEKYVIPGGSSGYYQKDGYTFDVGSSVMFGFSDKGNLNLITQALSAVGCEMQVIPDPTTVHFHLPTNLSVRIHREYDEFIAELVSNFPHEKEGILKFYGDCWKIFNALNSLELKSLEEPIYLFGQFFQKPLECLTLAYYLPQNAGDLARKYIKDPRLLSFIDAECFIVSTVNALQTPMINAAMVLCDRHFGGINYPIGGVGGIAKSLAKGLVDHGSSIMYKANVTKIITKNGKAVGVKLSDGREFFAKTIVSNATRWDTFGKLLKGVDLPKEEENFQKLYVKAPSFLSIHMGVKAEVLPPDTDCHHFVLENDWRRLEEPYGSIFLSIPTVLDASLAPDRHHILHIFTTSSIEDWEGLSRKEYEAKKELIADEIITRLEKKLFPGLKSSIDFMEVGTPKTHRRFLARNDGTYGPMPRSTPKGLLGMPFNTTGIDGLYCVGDSCFPGQGVIAVAFSGVMCAHRVAADIGLEKKSPILDAALLRLLGWLRTLA from the exons ATGGTTGTTATTCGCTCACTTTCCTTACCAGGGTTGGCGTTTAATTCTCCATCTGTTGTTTATAATTCCCATTTTCCCACTGGTTACAAGCTCAATGACTTAGATTTGGGGCGTAAAACTTCTGTGTTTTCTCGTCTGGGCAACTCCCAAATTCTATATAGAAACAAACCCCGATGCCAAAAGCCCAAATTAATCTCCGATAAGATTTATAGAAAGCTATGTGTAAGAGATTCCGAGTTCAATCGCAAGAATTTGGGGTTATTCAAGACCCTACAATCGGGGAATATGAAACCCAGAAGTTCACGAGCTAAATTTGTGGATACAGGCTTTTCTGGGGCGAATTTGGGGACCGGAAAGTTCATTGTGAATTCAAAATCGGCATTAGGTGTTGATGAAACTGTGGAGAGAGATGGAACAGCAGGAGGAGGTGAGGAGAATAGCCTATATGATGCTATTGTTATTGGGTCAGGTATTGGGGGTTTGGTTGCTTCTACTCAATTAGCAGTGAAAGGAGCTAAGGTTTTGGTTTTGGAGAAGTATGTGATTCCTGGTGGGAGCTCTGGGTATTACCAGAAGGATGGGTATACTTTTGATGTTGGATCTTCTGTAATGTTTGGTTTCAGTGATAAG GGAAATCTAAATCTAATTACACAAGCTTTGTCAGCCGTTGGTTGTGAGATGCAAGTGATACCTGATCCAACCACTGTTCATTTCCATCTACCAACTAACCTTTCGGTACGGATTCACAGAGAATATGATGAATTTATTGCAGAACTTGTCAGCAATTTTCCCCATGAAAAAGAAGGAATCCTCAAATTCTATGGAGATTGTTGGAAG ATATTTAATGCTTTAAACTCATTGGAATTAAAATCACTGGAGGAGCCAATATACCTTTTCGGACAGTTCTTTCAGAAGCCTCTTGAATGCCTCACACTTG cATACTACTTGCCTCAAAATGCTGGAGACTTGGCTCGGAAGTACATTAAGGATCCCCGTCTGTTGTCCTTTATTGATGCAGAG TGTTTTATTGTTAGCACAGTGAATGCTTTGCAAACACCAATGATAAATGCAGCCATG GTTTTATGTGACAGGCATTTTGGTGGGATAAACTACCCTATCGGTGGTGTTGGTGGAATTGCGAAGTCCTTGGCAAAGGGTCTGGTCGATCATGGCAGCTCAATAATGTATAAAGCAAATGTGACAAAGATAATAACCAAAAATGGAAAAGCT GTAGGTGTGAAGCTGTCTGATGGAAGGGAGTTCTTTGCTAAAACTATTGTATCGAATGCGACCAGATGGGATACCTTTG GAAAGCTGTTAAAAGGAGTGGACCTCCCCAAGGAAGAGGAAAACTTTCAGAAACTTTATGTTAAGGCCCCATCTTTTCTTTCAATTCATATGGGAGTGAAAGCTGAGGTTTTACCGCCGGATACAGATTGTCACCATTTTGTGCTCGAG AATGATTGGAGAAGGTTAGAGGAACCATATGGAAGCATCTTTTTGAGCATCCCGACTGTTCTCGATGCATCATTAGCTCCAGATAGACATCATATTCTTCACATTTTTACTACTTCTTCCATAGAGGATTGGGAA GGGCTCTCCAGAAAAGAATACGAAGCAAAGAAGGAGCTGATAGCAGATGAAATTATTACTAGACTCGAGAAGAAACTATTTCCAGGGTTAAAATCATCTATTGATTTTATGGAG GTCGGAACGCCGAAAACACACAGGCGATTCCTAGCCCGTAATGATGGTACCTATGGACCAATGCCACGCAGCACTCCTAAGGGATTACTTGGAATGCCATTTAATACAACT GGTATAGATGGGCTGTATTGTGTCGGTGATAGTTGCTTTCCTGGACAAGGAGTAATCGCCGTAGCCTTTTCTGGAGTGATGTGTGCGCACCGAGTAGCTGCAGATATTG GGCTCGAAAAGAAGTCCCCAATTTTGGATGCTGCCCTTCTTCGGCTACTCGGTTGGTTGAGGACCTTGGCCTGA